A stretch of Henckelia pumila isolate YLH828 chromosome 4, ASM3356847v2, whole genome shotgun sequence DNA encodes these proteins:
- the LOC140866792 gene encoding B3 domain-containing protein Os06g0194400-like: MKKRNVLQLESREKGIAEKAKSLKYKDLHACSDDSKKSGRIVRKRTGYRDMYEDVEAMFSVMERAERVLSQLENKHPHFLKCMQMSNVSHGFWLILPKLFCSLHLPNRDSSIVLVDEWGNEYKTSYLIGRHGLSAGWRGFSVSHRLLKGDILIFHLIEPCKLKVHIVRVNGADIIGAALCLMKWNTSDGELDSAEDPAKKEKKKSRKPKYVEPFFIHSSTPSKRLKAQNEPNSAIEPAADHCGSNNDEGFSPKALEGSEICDQLQHSDLCYSKASFFKDGPCGGIACT, encoded by the exons GCATGCTCAGATGATTCCAAGAAATCAGGAAG AATTGTACGAAAGAGGACCGGATACAGAGACATGTATGAGGATGTTGAAGCTATGTTTTCTGTTATGGAGCGAGCAGAAAGAGTTCTGTCACAGTTGGAAAACAAGCATCCGCACTTTTTAAAGTGTATGCAGATGTCAAATGTttctcatggattttggctg ATTCTTCCAAAACTGTTCTGCAGCCTTCATTTACCCAACCGTGATAGCTCTATTGTGTTGGTGGATGAGTGGGGAAACGAGTACAAAACATCTTATCTTATTGGGAGGCATGGTCTGAGTGCCGGATGGAGGGGATTTTCTGTATCTCACAGATTACTAAAAGGCGACATATTAATTTTCCATTTGATCGAACCGTGCAAACTAAAG GTGCACATAGTGAGAGTAAATGGAGCAGATATCATAGGTGCAGCTCTATGTCTAATGAAATGGAATACTTCGGATGGCGAACTGGATTCTG CTGAAGATCCTgcgaagaaagaaaagaagaaaagtagaAAACCAAAATACGTGGAGCCATTTTTTATCCATTCTTCCACACCATCAAAGCGTCTAAAGGCACAAAACGAACCAAACTCTGCCATTGAGCCTGCCGCTGATCATTGTGGAAGTAACAACGATGAAGGGTTTAGTCCAAAAGCTCTTGAAG GATCTGAAATCTGTGATCAGCTTCAACATAGTGATCTGTGCTACTCCAAGGCTTCATTTTTTAAAGATGGTCCTTGTGGGGGTATCGCTTGTACGTAG
- the LOC140863706 gene encoding B3 domain-containing protein At3g19184-like isoform X2: MVVTKKVAYEVSRLKRLEENKKRMEELQLNKLAQDLRIQKPSPMKKVKAKVLKQPIDPSSVRRSSRVADMPPRSYKEVPVEPMGKPRSFGYRRRDLSNRVYASDEDREYAIQRAEDLQSGLDQDIPSFVKPMLQSHVTGGFWLGLPLHFCKKHLPNRDVIVNLIDEEGVESPTKYLALKTGLSGGWRGFSINHELVDGDAVVFQLTEPTTFKVYIIRVNESGDGSDE, encoded by the exons ATGGTGGTCACCAAGAAAGTGGCGTACGAGGTTAGCAGGCTGAAAAGGCTTGAAGAGAACAAGAAAAGAATGGAAGAGCTCCAGCTCAACAAGCTGGCTCAAGATCTGCGCATTCAAAAACCTTCTCCT ATGAAGAAAGTGAAGGCTAAGGTGCTCAAACAGCCAATCGACCCATCTTCGGTGAGGCGGTCGAGCCGTGTCGCGGATATGCCGCCGCGAAGCTACAAAGAA GTTCCAGTTGAACCTATGGGGAAGCCAAGGAG TTTTGGCTATAGACGAAGGGATTTGTCGAATAGAGTGTATGCTTCGGATGAAGATAGAGAGTATGCTATACAACGAGCAGAGGATCTTCAATCAGGCCTAGATCAAGATATTCCAAGTTTTGTAAAGCCCATGCTTCAATCACACGTCACAGGAGGATTCTGGCTG GGTCTTCCACTCCACTTCTGCAAGAAACACCTTCCAAACAGAGATGTAATAGTGAACTTAATTGATGAAGAAGGGGTAGAATCCCCGACCAAGTATCTTGCTCTAAAGACAGGGCTCAGTGGCGGATGGAGGGGCTTCTCCATTAATCACGAGCTGGTCGATGGTGATGCAGTCGTTTTCCAGCTAACCGAACCGACAACGTTCAAG GTTTACATAATCAGGGTAAATGAATCTGGAGATGGCAGCGACGAATGA
- the LOC140863706 gene encoding B3 domain-containing protein At3g19184-like isoform X1 translates to MVVTKKVAYEVSRLKRLEENKKRMEELQLNKLAQDLRIQKPSPMKKVKAKVLKQPIDPSSVRRSSRVADMPPRSYKEVPVEPMGKPRSFGYRRRDLSNRVYASDEDREYAIQRAEDLQSGLDQDIPSFVKPMLQSHVTGGFWLGLPLHFCKKHLPNRDVIVNLIDEEGVESPTKYLALKTGLSGGWRGFSINHELVDGDAVVFQLTEPTTFKVLSQNPKIFSMASFLVKFESWIIE, encoded by the exons ATGGTGGTCACCAAGAAAGTGGCGTACGAGGTTAGCAGGCTGAAAAGGCTTGAAGAGAACAAGAAAAGAATGGAAGAGCTCCAGCTCAACAAGCTGGCTCAAGATCTGCGCATTCAAAAACCTTCTCCT ATGAAGAAAGTGAAGGCTAAGGTGCTCAAACAGCCAATCGACCCATCTTCGGTGAGGCGGTCGAGCCGTGTCGCGGATATGCCGCCGCGAAGCTACAAAGAA GTTCCAGTTGAACCTATGGGGAAGCCAAGGAG TTTTGGCTATAGACGAAGGGATTTGTCGAATAGAGTGTATGCTTCGGATGAAGATAGAGAGTATGCTATACAACGAGCAGAGGATCTTCAATCAGGCCTAGATCAAGATATTCCAAGTTTTGTAAAGCCCATGCTTCAATCACACGTCACAGGAGGATTCTGGCTG GGTCTTCCACTCCACTTCTGCAAGAAACACCTTCCAAACAGAGATGTAATAGTGAACTTAATTGATGAAGAAGGGGTAGAATCCCCGACCAAGTATCTTGCTCTAAAGACAGGGCTCAGTGGCGGATGGAGGGGCTTCTCCATTAATCACGAGCTGGTCGATGGTGATGCAGTCGTTTTCCAGCTAACCGAACCGACAACGTTCAAGGTACTTTCCCAGAACCCGAAAATATTTTCAATGGCTAGCTTTTTGGTGAAATTTGAATCTTGGATCATTGAGTGA